The following coding sequences are from one Nicotiana tomentosiformis chromosome 3, ASM39032v3, whole genome shotgun sequence window:
- the LOC138907534 gene encoding uncharacterized protein, translating to MPPELRRDRVDMFLTLRQGNMSVREYNLQFDSLARYAPTIVAKMEDRVHQFVMGLESHLLNDFMSVSLQQGMDISHIQAYAQGVEERKEKERAVREHDRGQSKRARSSGPSGEFPDGQKQQYLRCPAQPSASVPPQYAEKRVDRSTYLGPSQNSRESGSQYRGESSQMRSPSPRCAQCSKQHAGQCLMGLGICYTCGYLGHIMRDCPTRGGAGRQDQESSHDVVTGILSVSSYDIYALVDPGSTLSYVTLLVASKFGIEHELVKPFEVSTPVGDPVIARQDVKVESPTVHFIPVVNEFCDGFPDELPGLPLERKIEFAVDILPNTQPIYIPPYRMALAELGELKEQLRDLLEKGFMRWLNKDGSLRMCIDYKQLNKATIRNKYPLLRIDDLFDQLQGAKCFLKIDFRSRYFSFTALKDRLTSALVLTLLEGTDGYAIYCDASGIGLGCDTAASSLVTEVKERQYEDPVLAHYRDITLQKEKAAFEITGDGGCADILWERLTILVILFIQEQRRYRGAQFTANFWRSFQRGLWTQISLSTSFHPQTDGQAERTIKKLENILRSCVIDFRGNWDDHLPLNEFAYNSSYHSSIQMAPYEAIYG from the exons atgccaccagagcttagacgggacAGAGTTGATatgttcttgacccttcggcagggtaatatgagtgttcgggagtacaatcttcagtttgattctttggctaggtatgctcccactattgtagctaagatggaggatcgggttcaccagtTCGTGATGGGATTGGAGTCTCACCTTCTTAACGACtttatgtcggtctcacttcagcaaggcatggatatttctcatattcaggcatacgctcagggtgttgAGGAGCGTAAGGAAAAGGAGAGGGCTgttcgtgagcatgataggggccagagtaagagagcgagatcttcgggtccttctggtgaaTTTCCAGATGGTCAGAAACAACAATACCTGAGGTgtccagcccagccatcggctagcgTACCCCCTCAGTATGCCGAAAAGAGagttgatcgttccacatatttagGGCCTAGTCAGAATTCCAGGGAATcaggttctcagtataggggtgagtcaagtcagatgaggtcGCCCtcgccacgatgtgctcagtgtagTAAGCAGCATGCCGGGCAGTGCCTTATGGGGTTGggtatttgttatacttgtggttatctaggccacatcatgagagattgtccgacgagaggtggtgcag GTCGACAGGATCAAGAGTCATCAcatgatgttgttacaggtatattatcagtctcctcatatgatataTATGCATTagttgatccaggttccactttATCGTATGTCActctgttggttgctagtaagtttggtaTAGAACAtgagttggttaaaccttttgaggtgtccacacctgttggggatccagtgatagctaggcag gatgtgaaagtagagtcaccaaccgtTCATTttatccctgtggttaatgagttttgCGATggttttcccgatgagcttccgggTCTTCCGCTAGAGCGAAAGATTGAGTTTGCTGTCGACATATTACCAAATACTCAACCGATATATATTCCTCCTTACAGAATGGCACTTGCAGAGCTgggagagttgaaagaacaactaagggatttgcttgaaaaaggctttatgaGATGGTTGaataaagatggttccttgcggatgtgtattgattacaagcagttgaataaggcgacgatcaggaataagtacccgctccttaggattgatgatttatttgatcaattgcagggtgccAAATGTTTCTTGAAGATAGACTTTAGGTCTAGGTActtcag TTTCACGGCATTAaaggacagattgacttcagcACTTGTTCTGACACTCCTAGAgggaaccgatggttatgctatctattgtgatgcttcgggcattggattgggttgt gacacggcagcatcctctttagtaactgaagtgaaggaacgccagtatgaggatcccgtgttagctcattacagagatatAACCCTTCAGAAGGAGAAGGCagcatttgagattacaggagatggg ggctgcgCCGACATATTATGGGAGAGACttactattctcgttattctgttcATCCAGGAgcaacgaagat atagaggtgctcagtttacagctaatttttgGAGGTCCTTCCAGAGAGGATTGTGGACTCAGATAAGTCTtagcacatcatttcatccccagacagatggtcaggctgagcgtactattaaAAAACTTGAGAATATATTACGGTcctgtgtgatagacttcaggggtaactgggatgatcatctgccacTAAATGAGTTTGCGTATAATAGtagctatcattccagcattcagatggctccatatgaagctattTACGGATag
- the LOC138907536 gene encoding uncharacterized protein → MLLAAQIRQKSYADNRRRDLEFQVDDLVFLKVSPMKGIMRYGNKGKLIPRYIGIYKIIRKVGQVAYELELPSYSEFAHPVFHLSMLHKCIRDPYRVVSVHDVQVTEHLSYEEAPIAILDRQVWRLRTNDVALVKVLWRNKKVEEMSWEAEEYMKSRYHHLFPLPKEDQTETSQPLGECMDSCVNYCHWSCEAIVVIDDCGPIGFAR, encoded by the coding sequence atgTTATTAGCAGCTCAAATCCGTCAGAAGTCTTAcgcagataatcgacgacgagacttagagtttcaggtagatgacttgGTATttctaaaggtatcaccgatgaaaggcattatgaggTACGGTAACAAAGGAAAACTtatccctcggtacattggaatatataagatcatacgcaaggtaggccaggtagcatatgagttagaatTACCTTCTTACTCAGAGTTTGCACATCCAGTCTTTCATTTGTCTATGCTTCATAAGTGTATCAGAGATCCTTACAGAGTCGTGTCAGTTcacgatgttcaggtcacagagcatttgtcatatgaggaagctcccattgctatactagatagacaggtttGGAGATTGAGGACTAATGACGTAGCtttggttaaagtactttggagaaacaagaaGGTGGAAGAGATgtcttgggaagctgaagaatacatgaagtctaggtatcatCACTTGTTTCCGCTTCCAAAAGAAgatcagactgagacatcacaacctctAGGTGagtgtatggattcttgtgttaattattgtcattggtcgtgtgaggccattgtcgttattgatgattgtggccctattGGGTTTGCTAGGTGA